Proteins encoded by one window of Haliotis asinina isolate JCU_RB_2024 chromosome 6, JCU_Hal_asi_v2, whole genome shotgun sequence:
- the LOC137287973 gene encoding LOW QUALITY PROTEIN: zinc finger protein 14-like (The sequence of the model RefSeq protein was modified relative to this genomic sequence to represent the inferred CDS: inserted 2 bases in 2 codons; substituted 1 base at 1 genomic stop codon), with the protein MNCIYNGTXVSSHWSDKHXMTVYTSTEMQVEHIPTKDSAACSPAPVCNIATEQHSPQEKKLKRHKCIVCLKEFKCNFQLKDHMYVHTGVLTARTQKKRERRYKCTVCVKRFRTVRLLKEHMNVHPGVHTGVPTGTYECQICGKNFFNSRALQAHNLTHSTVRPHKCKLCTSTFKRSSHLTHHVLFVHEGKRKIRCSDCNRYYFPYEGSEVRHAVKYHVGENYRIDEXPFKCKLCDAQFIEHWSLRLHVDTVHLDTRPYLCTVCGKTFKTSVALDSHSVIHVEAKKVSAECKICQKMVKLNAMYTHMKSHEEKKFLCNYCGKRFSLKHQLTNHEKSHLGLKAHACDLCDKRFTLPHQLRAHRKTHSEFKKQN; encoded by the exons ATGAATTGCATCTACAATGGCA TAGTATCTTCTCACTGGTCTGACAAACACTAGATGACAGTTTATACATCAACAGAGATGCAGGTTGAACACATCCCCACCAAGGACAGTGCAGCATGTTCACCAGCACCAGTGTGTAACATTGCTACGGAGCAACACAGTCCACAAGAGAAGAAGCTCAAGCGTCACAAATGTATagtgtgtttgaaagagttcaaaTGCAACTTTCAACTTAAAGATCATATGTATGTTCACACTGGGGTGCTCACTGCTAGAACGCAGAAAAAACGAGAACGTCGCTACaaatgtacagtgtgtgtgAAACGATTCAGGACAGTACGTTTGCTAAAAGAGCATATGAATGTACATCCAGGTGTACATACAGGTGTGCCTACTGGTACCTATGAATGCCAAATTTGTGGAAAGAATTTTTTTAATAGTAGGGCTTTGCAAGCACACAATCTCACCCACTCCACAGTAAGGCCACATAAATGTAAGCTCTGTACAAGTACATTTAAGAGGTCCAGCCATCTGACACATCATGTGTTATTTGTACACGAGGGAAAACGGAAAATAAGGTGTAGTGATTGCAACAGATACTACTTTCCATATGAAGGGAGTGAAGTGAGACATGCAGTGAAATATCATGTTGGAGAGAACTACAGAATTGATG AACCTTTCAAATGTAAACTTTGTGATGCACAATTTATTGAACATTGGTCTCTCCGCCTCCATGTGGACACTGTACATTTAGATACGAGACCTTATTTATGTACTGTTTGTGgcaaaacatttaaaacaagtGTTGCACTGGACTCTCATTCTGTCATTCATGTGGAAGCAAAGAAAGTCAGTgctgaatgtaaaatatgtcagAAGATGGTGAAATTAAATGCCATGTATACTCACATGAAATCCCATGAGGAGAAGAAGTTTTTGTGTAATTATTGTGGGAAAAGGTTTAGTTTGAAACACCAACTTACTAATCATGAGAAGAGCCATCTAGGACTGAAAGCACATGCCtgtgatctgtgtgacaagagaTTTACTCTCCCTCATCAGCTGAGGGCCCACAGAAAGACCCACTCAGAATTCAAGAAACAAAATTGA
- the LOC137286944 gene encoding zinc finger protein 227-like, protein MTVFTSSEMQVPNIPTKDSAACSPAPMCNTAMEKYSPEKKEVKRHRCIVCLKEFKRPVDLRDHMSIHTGVLTARLQRKRERRHECLLCEKRFSSTNAMKDHMNVHTGMCKYECQICEKKFFLLKSFQLHGLTHSMDRPHKCKLCTSTFKRSNHLTRHVLFVHEGKRKIKCSDCNRYYFPHEGSEVRHAMKYHVGENYRIDEKPFKCKLCDAQFIEHWSLRLHENTVHLDTRPYLCTVCGKTFKTNVALESHSVIHVEAKKVSAECKICQKMVKLNAMYTHMKSHEEKKFLCNFCGKRFSLKHQLTNHEKSHLGLKAHACDLCDKRFTLPHQLRAHRKTHSEFKKQK, encoded by the coding sequence ATGACAGTGTTTACATCATCAGAGATGCAGGTTCCCAACATCCCCACCAAGGACAGTGCCGCATGTTCACCAGCACCAATGTGTAATACTGCCATGGAGAAATATAGTCCAGAAAAGAAGGAAGTAAAGCGTCACAGATGTATagtgtgtttgaaagagttcaaaCGTCCCGTTGACCTTAGAGATCATATGTCCATACACACCGGAGTGCTCACTGCTAGACTGCAGAGAAAACGAGAACGTCGTCATGAATGTTTACTATGTGAGAAAAGGTTCAGTTCGACAAATGCGATGAAAGACCATATGAATGTACACACAGGAATGTGTAAATATGAATGCCAAATTTGTGAAAAGAAATTTTTTCTACTTAAGAGTTTCCAGCTCCACGGTCTCACCCACTCCATGGACAGGCCACATAAATGTAAGCTCTGTACAAGTACATTTAAGAGGTCCAACCATCTGACACGTCATGTGTTATTTGTACATGAGGGAAAACGGAAAATAAAGTGTAGTGATTGCAACAGATACTACTTTCCACATGAAGGGAGTGAAGTGAGACATGCAATGAAATATCATGTTGGAGAGAACTACAGAATTGATGAAAAGCCTTTCAAATGTAAACTTTGTGATGCACAATTTATTGAACATTGGTCTCTCCGCCTCCATGAGAACACTGTACATTTAGATACGAGACCTTATTTATGTACTGTTTGTGgcaaaacatttaaaacaaatgttGCACTGGAGTCTCATTCTGTCATTCATGTAGAAGCAAAGAAAGTCAGTgctgaatgtaaaatatgtcaaaaGATGGTGAAATTAAATGCCATGTATACTCACATGAAATCCCATGAGGAGAAGAAGTTTTTGTGTAATTTTTGTGGGAAAAGGTTTAGTTTGAAACACCAACTTACTAATCATGAGAAGAGCCATCTAGGACTGAAAGCACATGCCtgtgatctgtgtgacaagagaTTTACTCTCCCTCATCAGCTGAGGGCCCACAGAAAGACCCACTCAGAAttcaagaaacaaaaatga